A region of the Pantoea alfalfae genome:
ACGGCACCGTCTGAATCACATTCAGTACACCAAACACGCTACCCTGCCAGCCGGGCCGCCGGAACAGCATGACGCCCAGCGGCAGCGCAATCATCAACGCAGGCAAGACTGTACCGGCCAGCAGCGTGAGATGACGGCTCAGCGCCGCATCAAACACCGCATGACGGTTGGCATACTCTTTCAGCAGGGAGAGATCGGCGAGCTGGCCACTGAACAGCAGCAACAGCGGCAGCAGCCAGACCTGCAGATTAAGCAGCAGCTGTGCCAGCCGATGCGGGGTCAGCTGCCGCACCTGATCGGTTATCAGCAGCAGGATCAGCGCACCGCTGCACCACAGGCCACTGGCAAAGCTGGTGCGTGCCAGACGGCTGCCCTGCTGACTCAGCAACGTCGCCTGATGACCGCTGAGCCAGATGATCGCCGCCAGCATCAGCTGAGCCGTCAGCAGCGCTACAATCAGCGTGACGCGCCCGGGCGGACGCCACAGCAGCAGCCAAAGCGTCACTAATGGCAGCAGTAATAGCCCGAAGCGGTTTATCTGCCAGCCCATCAATGGTTCACCCGCCACCAGACGGTTCGGGGCGAAGTTAAGAAACGGCAAGGCCACCAGCGCGAGGCTCAGCAGCGTCAGCAGCAGCAATGCCACCGGCTGCTGAGCCGGACGGCGTATCGCGTCCCGCGATATCTGCATCGGTTACAGCAGCTTTTTCTGCTGCAGCCACTCGGTCGCTACACTGCTGGCATCCTGACCGTCGACCGCGATTTTGGCGTTGAGTTGCTGCAGCGTCTTCTCATCAAGCGCGCTGAACACCGGCTTCAGCCAGTCGGCAATCTGCGGATAGGCTTTGAGGACCGATTCGCGGATTACCGGCGTCGGCGCGTAAATCGGCTGAACGCCTTTGGGATCGCTGAGCGTCTGCAGACCCAGTGCTGCTACCGGGCCGTCGGTGCCGTAGGCCATCGCCGCGTTAACGCCGGAGGTCTGTTGCGCTGCTGCGCTGATGGTCACAGCAGTATCGCCGCCCGCCAGCGACAGCAGCTGATCCTGCTTGAGGTCAAAGCCATAGGCTTTTTCAAAGGCCGGTAAAGCATCGCTGCGTTCGATAAATTCGGCTGAGGCGGCCAGCTTGAAGGTTCCGCCCTTTTTCAGAAAGGCGCTGAGATCGGTCAGCGAAGTGAGCTGGTTCTTCTCAGCCAGATCTTTACGCACGGCAATGGTCCAGGTGTTGTTGGCCGGAGCCGGTGTCAGCCACACCAGATGGTTTTTCTCCGCATCCAGCTTCTTCACCTTTTCATAGCCTTCAGCGGCATTCTTCCAGGCACTGTCTTTTTCATCGTTGAAGAAGAACGCGCCGTTGCCGGTATATTCGGGGTAGATATCGAGCTCGCCCGCCGTGATGGCACCGCGTACCACCTGCGTTGTGCCAAGCTGGATTTTATTGACGGTTTTTACGCCGTGCTTTTCAAGCACCTGAAGGATTACGTTGCCCAGCAGTGATCCTTCGGTATCAATTTTGGAGCCGACCCGCACCGGCTCCGCCGCCTGTACCATCCCCATACTGAGCAGCAACGCGCTGACTCCCACCCAACCCCGAACTCTGACCATGGCCTTTTCCTTATCGCAGTCTGTTGTTTTTACATGATGTTTTCGTGTGATGACGCGCAAGGCGCGGGACGCCTTAGCGTTGAGCCTGCTCGCCTGCTCGCCTGCCGCTGAAAGGGAGACTGGCAAGGCGTGCAGCGGAAATTATCTGCCTTAAAAGCGTAGCCTGGCGCAGCGGCGCTGCAGCTGACTTTATCGCAAATTTATAACGATTTGGGATTAAAAAATTATTATCAATAACCGAAATGAATTTACGTCTGGGCGTCTAAACGGCTATTCTCGAAAACCTGTTTTTATAATAAAAGACGTACAACATCATGTCCGACCTGACCTCTTCCGCCCATGTGGCAACAGCAGGGAGTTCGCCCGGTGGCGAAACACAGTGGATCCGCAGCGCAGCTGATGTCTCCCGCTTAGTGAACAGCGGCGACAGCGCCCGTAACAATGCCCGTATTGTGGTAGCGATTGCGCTGGGAGGCGTGTTCCTTGACGCCTACGACCTGGGCGCGCTGGCGTTTGGCATTAAAGACATCACGCGCGAGTTTAGTCTCACTCCGACCGGCACCGGCATGGTCGCCTCGGCCATCACCTTCGGCGCAATCATCGGCGCGCTGATTGGCGGCTATCTCACCGACAAAATTGGCCGTTATCGGGTCTTTATGGCTGATATGTTCTTTTTCGTGGTGGCGGCTATCGCCTGTGCGTTTGCCCCGAATGAGTATGTGCTGGCTGGCGCGCGCTTCGTGATGGGGCTGGGCGTCGGGATTGATCTGCCGGTTGCGATGGCGTTTCTGGCGGAGTTTTCAAAGCTGCGCGGCAAGGGGAATAAAGCGGCCAGCGTGGCGATGTGGTGTCCGACCTGGTATGCGGCAATCAGTATCTCTTATCTGCTGGTGCTGCTGCTTTATGCGGTGCTGCCTGAAAGCCACACCGACTGGCTCTGGCGGCTGATCCTTGGTTTTGGGGCCGTTCCGGCGATTGTCATCATCGCCATCCGCAGCCGTTATATGAGCGAATCCCCGGTGTGGGCGGCGAATCAGGGGGATCTGAAAGGGGCCGCCGCGATTTTAC
Encoded here:
- the osmF gene encoding glycine betaine ABC transporter substrate-binding protein OsmF, translating into MVRVRGWVGVSALLLSMGMVQAAEPVRVGSKIDTEGSLLGNVILQVLEKHGVKTVNKIQLGTTQVVRGAITAGELDIYPEYTGNGAFFFNDEKDSAWKNAAEGYEKVKKLDAEKNHLVWLTPAPANNTWTIAVRKDLAEKNQLTSLTDLSAFLKKGGTFKLAASAEFIERSDALPAFEKAYGFDLKQDQLLSLAGGDTAVTISAAAQQTSGVNAAMAYGTDGPVAALGLQTLSDPKGVQPIYAPTPVIRESVLKAYPQIADWLKPVFSALDEKTLQQLNAKIAVDGQDASSVATEWLQQKKLL
- a CDS encoding MFS transporter, which gives rise to MSDLTSSAHVATAGSSPGGETQWIRSAADVSRLVNSGDSARNNARIVVAIALGGVFLDAYDLGALAFGIKDITREFSLTPTGTGMVASAITFGAIIGALIGGYLTDKIGRYRVFMADMFFFVVAAIACAFAPNEYVLAGARFVMGLGVGIDLPVAMAFLAEFSKLRGKGNKAASVAMWCPTWYAAISISYLLVLLLYAVLPESHTDWLWRLILGFGAVPAIVIIAIRSRYMSESPVWAANQGDLKGAAAILRSAWNINAQVAPDAGLTAAPPVRKASWRNYGALLQGVYRRRTLLATITSIASSFAYNAVAFGLPVIISSFFAQSMLTTILVSLALNLLFAFVGGILAVRLVPRLGAWKMSVAGYGCQCVALLGLALIGRPEGGQEAALAIGMLALFLFGQGFGPGSHTMTFASLSYPTSLRGVGVGFNQTLMRGSSTVSLFLFPVLVAALGTGVFWVIFLAPLAGLLALLAIRWEPSGYDVDAEDFELPG
- a CDS encoding ABC transporter permease, with protein sequence MQISRDAIRRPAQQPVALLLLTLLSLALVALPFLNFAPNRLVAGEPLMGWQINRFGLLLLPLVTLWLLLWRPPGRVTLIVALLTAQLMLAAIIWLSGHQATLLSQQGSRLARTSFASGLWCSGALILLLITDQVRQLTPHRLAQLLLNLQVWLLPLLLLFSGQLADLSLLKEYANRHAVFDAALSRHLTLLAGTVLPALMIALPLGVMLFRRPGWQGSVFGVLNVIQTVPSVALFGLLIAPLAGLAQHFPWLGDWGISGIGMAPALIALVLYALLPLVRSVVVGLQQVPHEVRESARGTGMSGWQQFIAVDVPLALPVWLAGLRVVLVQTLGMAVVAALIGAGGFGAIIFQGLLSSALDLVLLGVIPVIALAVVIDALFRLLISLLERKDD